The following are encoded together in the Triticum dicoccoides isolate Atlit2015 ecotype Zavitan chromosome 6B, WEW_v2.0, whole genome shotgun sequence genome:
- the LOC119321182 gene encoding putative cyclin-F2-1 encodes MCIPQQIARSTPPRHPAVQSYTHRPVYPFSFTPMAIMDPFTAELLSGPPIPVALPGGGAETRDIDDYLRAIGALPALRPVDHYAAMKEPVPSLLLESAVPVFDAPESNNAATRPRLSDYDADIDFNLRKLEMNVEEPPRPDYLKTVQGDRMTPSMRANLVIWMDGFTRYYGLAPGTLHRAVSYVDRVLSARTLPTTNMEYELHLLGATAAFTAAKYEERDTIFKVNAAKIADDCGFATSKEVIDIECKMLAVLRYDLSGPTAYTFVDHFTRYSEGERDLEVQKLAHQLAETSLVDYRCLQLMPSAVAASAVFLAMLILNPMASQVRQWNREFTELTGYKPTDLVLGIESLYMMNPDPRFVILPAFLQNE; translated from the coding sequence ATGTGCATTCCTCAGCAAATAGCCAGGTCGACGCCGCCACGCCACCCTGCCGTGCAATCTTACACCCACCGTCCAGTGTATCCATTCTCCTTCACGCCAATGGCTATCATGGatcccttcaccgccgagctgctctCGGGCCCTCCTATCCCCGTCGCCTTACCAGGCGGCGGCGCCGAGACGAGGGACATTGACGACTACCTCCGAGCCATCGGTGCACTTCCTGCGCTTCGACCCGTCGACCACTACGCCGCAATGAAGGAACCCGTACCATCCCTGCTCCTGGAGAGCGCCGTCCCGGTCTTCGATGCCCCTGAATCCAACAACGCGGCCACGCGTCCGCGGCTCTCTGACTACGACGCCGACATCGACTTCAACCTCCGCAAGCTGGAGATGAACGTCGAGGAGCCGCCGAGGCCAGACTACCTGAAGACGGTGCAGGGAGATCGGATGACCCCGTCGATGCGCGCCAACCTTGTTATCTGGATGGACGGGTTTACTCGGTACTACGGCCTGGCCCCCGGCACGCTTCACCGCGCCGTCTCCTACGTCGACCGCGTGCTGTCAGCGCGAACCTTACCTACGACTAACATGGAGTATGAGCTCCATCTCCTGGGCGCCacggccgccttcaccgccgccaaaTATGAGGAGCGGGACACCATATTCAAGGTGAACGCCGCGAAAATTGCCGACGACTGTGGGTTCGCCACGAGCAAGGAGGTGATCGACATCGAGTGCAAGATGTTGGCGGTGCTCCGGTACGATCTCAGCGGACCAACGGCCTACACCTTCGTGGACCACTTCACCAGGTACAGCGAAGGAGAGCGCGACCTGGAGGTTCAGAAGTTGGCGCATCAGCTCGCCGAAACATCGCTGGTCGACTACAGATGCCTGCAGCTCATGCCGTCCGCCGTGGCGGCGTCGGCGGTCTTTCTGGCCATGCTGATCTTGAACCCAATGGCGAGCCAGGTTCGACAGTGGAACAGAGAATTCACGGAGCTGACAGGGTACAAGCCCACGGACCTCGTCCTTGGCATTGAGTCGTTGTACATGATGAATCCCGATCCGCGCTTCGTGATCTTGCCGGCGTTTTTGCAAAACGAATAA